Proteins from a genomic interval of Thermus caldifontis:
- a CDS encoding precorrin-2 dehydrogenase/sirohydrochlorin ferrochelatase family protein, with amino-acid sequence MTYFPLMLDLRDRPVLFIAGGPETEVKLKALLEAHARITVLAEEDHWNLADLAKEGRIHWLPRGYREGDLEGFFLVVSHPRDKAIHPQVKAEAERRRVFLVAVDDPKNTTAILPAVVRRGDLVVALSTSGAAPALAVRLKERLLWLLGPEYGELVAYLRTLRPKIAALPDFGERRQLWYRIVDLALKELDLAPDPEKGLHKAKAKVEEALKEAWVWTR; translated from the coding sequence ATGACCTACTTTCCCCTCATGCTGGACCTGCGGGATAGGCCCGTCCTCTTCATCGCCGGCGGGCCGGAAACAGAGGTCAAGCTCAAGGCTCTCCTCGAGGCCCACGCCCGGATCACCGTCCTGGCCGAGGAGGACCATTGGAACCTGGCGGACCTGGCCAAGGAGGGGAGGATCCATTGGCTTCCCCGAGGCTACCGGGAAGGGGACCTCGAGGGTTTCTTCCTAGTGGTGAGCCACCCCCGTGACAAGGCCATCCACCCCCAGGTCAAGGCGGAGGCGGAAAGGCGCAGGGTTTTCCTGGTGGCCGTGGATGACCCGAAAAACACCACCGCCATCCTTCCCGCCGTGGTGCGCAGGGGGGACTTGGTGGTAGCCCTTTCCACCTCCGGCGCAGCTCCTGCCCTGGCGGTGCGCCTAAAGGAGCGCCTCCTCTGGCTTTTGGGCCCGGAGTATGGCGAGCTCGTGGCCTACCTACGCACTTTAAGGCCCAAGATAGCGGCCCTCCCCGATTTCGGAGAGCGGCGACAGCTCTGGTATCGCATCGTGGACCTGGCCCTAAAAGAGTTGGACCTGGCCCCAGACCCAGAAAAGGGGCTTCACAAGGCCAAGGCCAAGGTGGAGGAGGCCCTTAAGGAGGCTTGGGTATGGACAAGGTAG